From one Tetragenococcus osmophilus genomic stretch:
- a CDS encoding aminopeptidase — protein sequence MDSAKFKENLDKYAQLIVEMGVNVQQSHTVVLQISVEQAPLARLITKKAYELKAAEVIVEWSDEEIQKEFLANAAFDRIKEFPQYKVEQADEWIEKGASRISVISSDPQALANVDSQRVAAYQKAAGKGLANLRKATQSNKVSWTVVAAAGENWAKRVFPELPTDEAVNTLWEEIFKTTRVDCKDPIAAWKEHDEALEKKADELNQQQFASLHYQAPGTDLTIGLPESHLWEGAGSFNSRGEKFIANMPTEEVFTAPDSRRVNGVISSTKPLSYAGTIISGMKFTFENGKVVDFSAEKGQDVLAQLLETDEGAKYLGEVALVPDPSPISQSGIIFFNTLFDENASNHLALGSAYAFNLQGGTEMSEQELRKRGLNLSQTHVDFMVGSNQMSIDGIKKDGTVVPVFRNGDWA from the coding sequence ATGGACTCAGCAAAATTTAAAGAAAATTTAGACAAATATGCGCAGTTAATTGTAGAAATGGGCGTCAATGTTCAGCAATCCCACACAGTCGTGTTGCAAATTAGTGTTGAACAAGCTCCTTTAGCTCGTTTAATCACTAAAAAAGCTTATGAACTTAAAGCGGCAGAAGTCATTGTAGAATGGTCAGACGAAGAGATTCAAAAAGAATTTTTAGCAAACGCAGCATTTGATCGGATAAAAGAATTTCCTCAATATAAAGTTGAACAAGCTGATGAATGGATTGAAAAAGGAGCAAGCCGTATTTCAGTTATATCTTCAGACCCACAAGCTCTAGCAAACGTTGACAGCCAACGCGTGGCTGCTTATCAAAAAGCTGCCGGTAAAGGGCTAGCCAACTTACGTAAAGCGACTCAATCCAACAAAGTGAGTTGGACAGTTGTTGCAGCAGCAGGAGAAAATTGGGCCAAAAGAGTATTTCCTGAATTACCAACAGATGAAGCAGTAAATACGCTTTGGGAAGAAATATTCAAAACAACTCGTGTTGATTGTAAAGACCCTATTGCTGCTTGGAAAGAGCATGATGAAGCTTTAGAGAAAAAAGCTGATGAATTAAACCAGCAACAATTTGCCTCTCTTCACTATCAAGCCCCTGGGACAGATTTAACAATAGGATTACCAGAAAGTCATCTATGGGAAGGCGCAGGTAGTTTTAATTCTAGAGGTGAAAAGTTTATTGCAAATATGCCAACAGAAGAAGTCTTTACTGCTCCTGATAGTCGACGAGTAAACGGTGTTATTTCAAGTACAAAACCATTAAGTTATGCTGGGACAATTATTTCTGGAATGAAATTTACTTTTGAAAATGGAAAAGTTGTAGACTTTTCAGCTGAAAAAGGCCAAGACGTACTAGCACAACTATTAGAAACAGACGAAGGCGCCAAATATCTAGGTGAAGTTGCATTAGTTCCTGACCCTTCCCCTATCTCTCAATCAGGAATTATCTTTTTCAATACCTTATTTGACGAAAATGCGTCCAACCACTTAGCGTTAGGATCTGCTTATGCCTTTAATCTACAAGGTGGCACCGAAATGAGTGAACAAGAACTTAGAAAACGTGGCTTAAATTTAAGTCAGACACATGTTGATTTCATGGTAGGCTCAAATCAAATGTCTATTGATGGTATAAAAAAAGATGGTACAGTTGTTCCAGTTTTTCGTAATGGCGACTGGGCATAA
- a CDS encoding TetR/AcrR family transcriptional regulator codes for MARKKTITRDQILEAAYEVVAKEGFSKFTARNIAAKMKCSTQPIYLEFKNMEDLKQALLKEIFDYLSAEVLPKEQSGDKLVDLGFNYIKFATKEKQLYKALYLEEDLGDNSIQKFSFDYFVELVQQEPEYKDLPEDKLSALYTGFWIIVTGLAALTSANIMKPSDEEITTLLTEAVNNLTSNEDKLNQIFSGFKFH; via the coding sequence ATGGCAAGAAAGAAAACGATTACTAGAGACCAGATTTTAGAAGCAGCTTACGAAGTTGTTGCAAAAGAAGGTTTTTCCAAGTTTACTGCGCGTAATATTGCGGCCAAAATGAAATGTTCCACACAGCCAATTTATTTAGAGTTTAAGAACATGGAAGATTTGAAACAAGCGTTGCTTAAAGAAATTTTTGACTATCTTTCTGCTGAAGTCCTTCCAAAAGAACAATCTGGAGATAAGCTAGTTGACTTAGGATTTAACTATATCAAGTTTGCTACTAAAGAAAAACAATTGTATAAGGCTTTATATCTAGAAGAAGATTTGGGAGATAACTCGATTCAGAAGTTTTCTTTTGATTACTTTGTTGAGCTTGTACAACAAGAGCCTGAATATAAAGATTTACCTGAAGACAAGCTTTCTGCTTTATATACAGGTTTTTGGATTATAGTGACCGGTCTTGCTGCTTTGACTTCTGCAAATATTATGAAACCTTCAGACGAAGAAATTACTACTTTATTAACAGAAGCTGTTAATAATTTGACAAGTAATGAAGATAAGTTGAATCAAATTTTTTCAGGTTTTAAATTTCATTAA
- a CDS encoding flavodoxin has product MTLAKIIYGSLTGNTEEMADIVCEALEKLDIEVEIDECTQVDAAEFNNADICVVGAYTYDEGTIPEEMLDLYEDLQELDLNGKVFGVCGSGDTFYEYYATAVDKFEEAFLTAGAKKGTEKIKVDLAAEKEDVQRLEAFASELVTACQAM; this is encoded by the coding sequence ATGACTTTAGCCAAAATTATTTACGGGAGTTTAACAGGAAATACTGAAGAAATGGCGGACATTGTTTGTGAAGCTTTAGAAAAATTAGATATCGAAGTAGAAATCGATGAGTGTACTCAGGTGGACGCTGCTGAATTTAACAATGCAGATATCTGCGTTGTCGGAGCTTATACTTACGATGAAGGGACTATTCCTGAAGAAATGTTAGACCTTTATGAAGACCTACAAGAACTAGACCTTAACGGCAAGGTATTTGGCGTATGCGGCTCAGGCGACACGTTTTATGAATACTACGCTACGGCAGTAGATAAATTCGAAGAAGCCTTTTTAACCGCAGGAGCCAAAAAAGGAACTGAAAAAATAAAAGTAGATCTAGCCGCAGAAAAAGAAGATGTTCAACGACTAGAAGCCTTTGCTTCTGAGTTAGTTACTGCGTGCCAAGCCATGTAA
- the map gene encoding type I methionyl aminopeptidase — translation MITLKSKREIDSMDESGALLADVHKQLRSFIKPGVSSWEIEEFARDYIESHGGIAAQIGFEGYEYATCTSINDEICHGFPRKKPLKDGDLIKVDMCVDLKGAVSDSCWAYVVGQPSDEVKQLMEVTKKALYLGIEQAQVGNRIGDIGHAIQTYVEGEGYGVVRDFIGHGIGPTIHEEPAVPHYGHKGKGLRLKEGMVITIEPMVNTGTWEMKMDPNGWTAYTQDGGLSCQYEHSLAITKEGPRILTSQGEEGTY, via the coding sequence ATGATTACATTAAAGTCAAAAAGAGAAATTGATAGTATGGACGAATCTGGTGCCTTACTAGCTGATGTACATAAACAATTACGATCATTTATTAAACCAGGAGTAAGTAGTTGGGAAATTGAAGAATTTGCTCGTGATTACATTGAAAGTCATGGTGGTATCGCAGCACAAATTGGTTTTGAAGGATACGAATATGCCACATGTACAAGTATTAATGATGAGATTTGTCATGGTTTTCCACGAAAAAAACCATTAAAAGATGGAGATCTAATTAAAGTTGATATGTGTGTGGATTTAAAAGGCGCTGTTTCTGATTCTTGTTGGGCTTATGTGGTAGGTCAACCTTCTGATGAAGTAAAACAGCTAATGGAAGTAACTAAAAAAGCCTTGTATCTTGGCATTGAGCAAGCCCAAGTTGGAAACCGTATTGGAGATATTGGACATGCGATCCAAACTTATGTTGAAGGAGAAGGCTACGGCGTCGTGCGCGATTTTATTGGCCATGGGATTGGACCTACGATTCATGAAGAACCTGCTGTTCCACATTATGGACATAAAGGCAAAGGTTTGCGTTTAAAAGAAGGTATGGTTATTACAATCGAACCAATGGTTAATACAGGTACTTGGGAAATGAAAATGGATCCTAACGGCTGGACTGCTTATACACAAGACGGTGGCTTGAGTTGTCAATATGAACATAGTTTAGCTATTACTAAAGAAGGACCTCGCATTTTAACTTCGCAAGGTGAAGAAGGAACATATTAG
- a CDS encoding YihY/virulence factor BrkB family protein, with the protein MSKKEAVSNQKSFSRFFSILKERIKISEFTTYSIVVAYYLLLSLFPLLITVGNILPFLSIDPDSVLPYIQEIIPSTIYRFLGPAIEDLLTQSSGGLLSISAITTIWSASKSINALQKAMNKSLNVEQRTGIVARILSVLVLIVFLFAMVGLSLVIGAGQVLLDAIQPIFQIPESFLNIFQTVKWPLTFVALFLLMAIIYWMVPNVKMKIRSVLPGAVFATVGWMLLSQVFGLYARYFATTVSGHPKCKIY; encoded by the coding sequence ATGAGTAAAAAAGAAGCAGTGAGTAACCAGAAGAGCTTTTCGAGATTTTTTAGTATTTTAAAAGAAAGGATCAAGATCTCAGAGTTTACTACATATTCTATTGTAGTGGCTTATTATTTGTTATTATCTCTTTTTCCATTACTGATTACTGTGGGAAATATTCTCCCTTTTTTAAGCATTGATCCTGACTCAGTGCTTCCTTATATTCAAGAAATTATTCCTAGTACGATTTATCGATTTTTAGGGCCTGCAATTGAAGATCTACTGACCCAAAGTTCAGGTGGTTTGCTATCTATTTCAGCAATTACGACAATTTGGTCTGCGAGTAAAAGTATTAATGCTTTGCAAAAAGCAATGAATAAAAGCTTAAATGTTGAGCAACGAACGGGTATAGTAGCAAGAATTCTTTCAGTACTTGTTTTGATTGTCTTTTTATTTGCGATGGTTGGTTTATCTCTTGTTATCGGTGCAGGTCAAGTGCTTTTGGATGCTATACAACCTATTTTCCAAATTCCTGAGTCCTTTTTAAATATATTCCAAACAGTAAAATGGCCGCTTACTTTTGTGGCTTTATTCTTATTAATGGCAATTATTTATTGGATGGTGCCAAATGTCAAAATGAAGATACGCTCGGTTTTGCCAGGGGCCGTTTTTGCGACGGTCGGTTGGATGCTACTATCTCAAGTATTTGGACTTTATGCAAGATACTTTGCTACCACGGTGAGCGGGCATCCTAAGTGTAAAATTTATTGA
- a CDS encoding ISLre2 family transposase — MESIVTDLVEVMKKETNFLARERAMMIFFTQLITTITQLAFQTLDEEICAQCKKEGFRVDRKSERTITFLFGTVTYVRRRMKNQANDIRYPLDEFLGIRKGLRYSSLVLRNVSQLGSIMVYRHVSQAIDCLTSWQMSHQNVQQLVVKTGELVQTRSTHESRYDGVIIKKKVPYLYLEGDGVKIGGQKKQSLEVHRFQVCEGSQKVGNRSEMIAPHFVSHLNRQKAYKEMMAYLQAYYDLSHTVVISNSDGGSGYEKAVFDELALGCLRHEHFRDRYHVHRKIKERMPFVPQLQHRMIRAIEHYDWQEVQLVLDTSESLIEEKEAEASEHLRLLHHYLQRNWPYLKSLKARGIRDPQACIGTIESTHRKITYRMKRQGRLWTKTGAQAMIRVIDSLRNQEFEGWLNQYEALPDDVVAQEKRWQAMKRWVQKKPNFQAHEGAFKGQMGEGKAKSAPLGQFAKGLNQLIMTPNYL; from the coding sequence ATGGAATCTATTGTAACAGATTTAGTGGAAGTAATGAAGAAGGAAACGAATTTTTTAGCAAGAGAAAGAGCTATGATGATCTTTTTTACGCAATTGATCACGACAATTACCCAACTAGCGTTTCAAACGCTTGATGAAGAAATTTGTGCGCAATGTAAGAAAGAAGGCTTTCGCGTCGATCGTAAAAGCGAGAGAACCATCACCTTTTTGTTTGGGACCGTGACCTATGTTCGTCGACGAATGAAAAATCAAGCCAATGACATTCGTTACCCCTTAGATGAATTTCTAGGGATTCGAAAAGGGCTTCGTTATAGTTCGCTAGTCCTGCGAAACGTCTCTCAATTAGGCAGTATCATGGTTTATCGTCATGTTTCTCAAGCGATTGACTGTTTAACTTCTTGGCAGATGAGTCATCAAAATGTGCAACAGTTGGTGGTTAAAACCGGTGAACTGGTCCAGACACGAAGCACGCATGAAAGTCGTTATGACGGCGTGATCATCAAGAAAAAAGTGCCTTATTTATATTTGGAAGGAGACGGCGTAAAGATTGGCGGACAGAAGAAACAATCTCTTGAAGTCCATCGTTTTCAAGTATGTGAAGGCAGCCAGAAAGTCGGGAATCGCTCGGAAATGATCGCCCCGCACTTTGTGAGTCATCTGAATCGGCAAAAAGCATACAAAGAAATGATGGCCTATCTTCAAGCCTATTATGATTTAAGTCATACCGTTGTCATTTCCAATAGTGACGGCGGTTCAGGCTATGAAAAAGCCGTGTTTGATGAACTGGCTTTAGGTTGTTTGCGTCATGAACACTTCCGTGATCGATACCATGTCCATCGTAAAATTAAAGAACGAATGCCTTTTGTTCCCCAACTCCAACATCGTATGATACGAGCGATTGAACATTATGATTGGCAAGAGGTCCAGCTTGTTTTAGATACCTCGGAAAGCTTGATTGAAGAAAAGGAAGCCGAGGCTTCAGAACATTTACGTTTACTGCATCACTATCTTCAAAGAAATTGGCCTTATTTAAAATCATTGAAAGCACGAGGAATCAGAGATCCCCAAGCATGTATTGGCACGATCGAAAGTACCCATCGAAAAATCACCTATCGCATGAAGCGCCAAGGTCGTTTATGGACAAAAACCGGTGCCCAAGCCATGATTCGTGTCATTGATAGTTTACGGAATCAAGAATTTGAAGGATGGTTGAATCAATACGAAGCCCTTCCGGACGACGTGGTCGCTCAAGAAAAGCGTTGGCAAGCTATGAAACGTTGGGTACAGAAAAAACCTAACTTTCAAGCTCATGAAGGTGCGTTTAAAGGGCAAATGGGCGAAGGAAAAGCGAAAAGTGCACCTTTAGGCCAATTCGCCAAAGGACTAAATCAATTAATAATGACCCCGAATTATCTCTAA
- a CDS encoding glycosyltransferase family 4 protein has translation MGFTFQFILKLIAIMCLSAILTPLLKLASFKIGAVDRPDERRINNKTMPTAGGLSIFISFTVAVLWEFNNTLDSQRVWPMLLATLIIVLTGLMDDIFELTPSQKTIGIIIASLVIYFIGDIGINTISIPFVGSFQLDWLRLPMTLIWILAITNAVNLIDGLDGLACGVAVIALVTIGLTSYFFLPSNGVPLAIMIFSLVAAITGFFPYNFHPATIYLGDTGALFLGFMISIFSLQGLKNATFISVLTPMFILGVPITDTVYAMLRRYFNKKPISTADKMHLHHRLLSLGFTHRGAVLTIYALATVFAMIALLMNIASTWAIILLVISTLFGLELFIELIGLVGENRQPLMRTLKFFGNRRYRQGVLKKTKRKNKHEKK, from the coding sequence ATGGGGTTTACTTTTCAATTCATATTAAAATTGATTGCGATAATGTGTTTGTCAGCTATTTTAACTCCTTTGTTAAAATTAGCATCCTTTAAAATCGGAGCAGTTGACCGGCCTGACGAACGTCGCATTAATAATAAAACGATGCCCACAGCGGGTGGCTTAAGTATTTTTATTTCATTTACTGTGGCTGTTTTATGGGAATTTAATAATACTTTAGATTCACAACGAGTCTGGCCAATGTTGCTAGCTACTCTTATTATTGTCCTAACGGGACTTATGGATGATATTTTTGAATTAACGCCAAGTCAAAAAACAATAGGCATTATTATCGCCTCTTTAGTCATATATTTTATTGGTGATATTGGGATCAATACTATTTCAATTCCTTTTGTAGGCTCTTTTCAACTTGACTGGCTACGCCTTCCGATGACGCTTATTTGGATTTTGGCAATTACGAATGCCGTAAATTTAATTGATGGCTTAGATGGTCTTGCTTGTGGTGTAGCAGTTATTGCTTTGGTTACTATTGGATTAACTAGTTACTTCTTTTTACCTAGTAATGGGGTACCACTAGCTATCATGATTTTTTCCTTAGTTGCTGCGATTACTGGCTTCTTTCCTTATAATTTTCATCCAGCCACGATTTATCTAGGAGATACCGGCGCTTTATTTTTAGGGTTTATGATTTCGATTTTTTCCTTACAAGGGTTGAAAAATGCGACCTTCATCTCTGTACTAACTCCAATGTTTATTTTAGGAGTTCCTATTACCGACACAGTTTATGCTATGTTGCGTCGCTATTTTAATAAAAAGCCGATTTCTACTGCAGATAAAATGCATCTTCACCATCGTCTGCTTTCTTTAGGATTTACTCATCGCGGCGCAGTACTTACAATTTATGCCTTAGCCACAGTGTTTGCTATGATTGCTTTATTAATGAACATTGCTAGTACTTGGGCAATTATTTTATTAGTTATAAGTACGTTATTTGGCTTAGAGTTATTCATTGAATTAATTGGATTAGTTGGTGAAAATCGCCAACCGCTAATGAGGACATTGAAATTTTTTGGTAACCGTAGGTATCGTCAAGGTGTATTGAAAAAAACAAAACGTAAAAATAAACATGAAAAAAAATAA
- a CDS encoding CopY/TcrY family copper transport repressor, whose product MNTLVEAEPIKISDSEWEVMRVVWTKGETDAKTINDLLSDSKGWKLATTKTLLGRLVKKDILQTEQSGKKFVYSAKVSEEQTVRSATENIFSHICAKKVGSTIADMLSEAELTQEDIDNIEAVLSEKNPVTDIACNCTPGQCICQENEVEES is encoded by the coding sequence ATGAACACATTGGTAGAAGCAGAACCGATAAAGATCAGTGATTCCGAATGGGAAGTTATGCGTGTTGTTTGGACTAAAGGAGAAACAGACGCTAAAACAATCAATGATTTGCTAAGTGACTCTAAAGGTTGGAAATTAGCAACAACCAAAACATTGCTTGGCAGATTGGTTAAAAAAGATATATTACAAACAGAGCAATCAGGTAAGAAATTTGTTTATTCTGCAAAAGTTTCCGAAGAGCAAACTGTCCGTAGCGCTACAGAAAATATATTTTCTCATATATGCGCTAAAAAGGTAGGAAGTACGATTGCTGATATGCTTTCAGAAGCTGAATTAACACAAGAAGACATTGACAACATTGAAGCTGTTTTATCGGAAAAAAATCCAGTAACAGATATTGCTTGTAATTGTACCCCGGGGCAATGTATTTGCCAAGAAAATGAAGTGGAGGAATCATAA
- the copZ gene encoding copper chaperone CopZ produces MKQKFSIEGMSCDHCVARIEKAVNELPGIQKVNVHLKRKNGVVKFDDTQVDSNQIVGKISDTGYTAKPM; encoded by the coding sequence GTGAAACAAAAGTTTTCTATTGAAGGTATGAGTTGTGATCATTGTGTGGCTCGTATTGAAAAAGCAGTAAATGAATTGCCTGGCATCCAAAAGGTAAATGTTCATTTAAAACGTAAGAATGGTGTAGTTAAATTTGACGATACACAAGTAGATAGCAATCAAATTGTAGGAAAAATTAGTGATACAGGTTATACGGCAAAACCTATGTAG
- a CDS encoding type II toxin-antitoxin system Phd/YefM family antitoxin, which yields MELKKLEVPTTSITEVKRSPMEVFEQAKQAGTAVYVFNREKVAGVMLTQEQYEALVQELDDLHGKESALSKSPEKIEEKFVDTGLEELYQQLQESLMNETSISAKALDERMVSHGFITRKTGFGGVTDLLNELKKSGKIVYQSRQKVSGKNVVAEIMGEQDKKARLLDHINIERIYLK from the coding sequence ATGGAACTAAAAAAGCTTGAAGTTCCGACGACTTCCATTACCGAAGTGAAGCGTTCACCAATGGAGGTATTTGAACAAGCAAAACAAGCAGGGACTGCTGTATATGTATTTAACCGCGAGAAAGTAGCAGGCGTGATGCTAACTCAAGAACAATATGAAGCTTTGGTACAAGAATTAGATGATTTACATGGTAAAGAATCTGCGTTGTCCAAATCACCTGAAAAGATAGAAGAAAAATTCGTTGATACAGGTTTAGAAGAATTATACCAACAATTACAAGAAAGTCTAATGAATGAAACGAGTATTTCCGCAAAAGCGTTGGATGAACGAATGGTATCTCATGGTTTCATTACTAGAAAAACTGGTTTTGGCGGTGTAACAGATCTGCTTAACGAATTGAAAAAATCAGGGAAAATTGTTTATCAATCACGACAAAAAGTATCTGGGAAAAATGTTGTTGCCGAGATCATGGGCGAACAAGACAAAAAGGCACGTTTGCTTGACCATATAAATATAGAAAGAATTTATTTGAAATAA
- a CDS encoding pyridoxal phosphate-dependent aminotransferase, with amino-acid sequence MVDVTQRFNSRLDQIEVSMIRQFDERVSSIPNMLKLTLGEPDFNTPEHVKQAGISAIEQNYSHYTGMSGLLELRQAAARFVHDKYNLSYDPQSEVLVTVGVTEGISASLISVLEAGDKVIVPSPIFPGYEPIITLTGAEPIYIDTSSNDFILSPEVLEETLQKYGNQVKAIILNYPSNPTGVTYSRGEVQAIADVVKKYPVFVISDEVYSELTYEGEHVSIAEYAREQTILLNGLSKSHAMTGWRLGLIFAPEELTKQIIKTHQYLVTSAASAVQVAAINALSSGIDDALPMRKEYQKRRDFVYEKLQSLGFELAKPTGAFYIFAKIPEGYQQDSMAFCVDLAEKESLAVIPGAAFGVGGQGYIRLSYAASMEDLEEALKRLKRYMENNKNTSQ; translated from the coding sequence ATGGTAGATGTTACGCAAAGATTTAATTCACGTTTAGATCAAATTGAGGTGTCTATGATCCGGCAATTTGACGAACGAGTCTCAAGTATCCCTAATATGTTAAAACTAACATTAGGTGAACCAGATTTTAATACCCCTGAACACGTTAAACAAGCTGGAATTTCTGCTATCGAGCAAAATTATAGTCATTATACAGGAATGTCAGGTCTGCTAGAATTAAGACAAGCAGCTGCTAGGTTTGTTCATGACAAATATAATTTATCCTATGATCCTCAATCAGAAGTGTTAGTTACAGTGGGGGTTACTGAAGGTATTTCTGCTAGTTTGATTAGTGTGTTGGAAGCTGGCGATAAAGTAATAGTGCCTTCTCCTATTTTTCCAGGTTATGAACCTATCATTACACTAACAGGGGCAGAACCGATATACATTGATACAAGTTCAAATGACTTTATTCTTTCTCCGGAAGTATTAGAGGAAACATTACAAAAATATGGCAATCAGGTAAAGGCGATCATACTTAACTATCCTAGCAATCCAACGGGAGTAACTTATTCAAGAGGAGAAGTTCAAGCAATTGCTGATGTTGTTAAAAAATATCCAGTATTTGTTATTAGCGATGAAGTTTATAGTGAGTTGACTTATGAAGGCGAGCATGTATCAATTGCTGAATACGCACGTGAGCAAACGATTTTACTTAATGGGCTATCTAAGTCTCATGCAATGACAGGTTGGCGTTTGGGTTTAATTTTTGCTCCGGAAGAGTTAACTAAACAAATTATTAAAACTCATCAGTACTTAGTTACTTCAGCTGCTTCAGCAGTTCAAGTGGCCGCTATTAACGCTTTATCTAGTGGAATTGATGACGCCTTACCGATGAGAAAAGAATATCAAAAACGACGCGATTTCGTTTATGAGAAATTACAAAGTTTGGGTTTTGAGCTAGCTAAACCTACAGGGGCGTTTTACATTTTTGCTAAAATTCCTGAAGGTTATCAGCAAGATTCGATGGCCTTTTGTGTAGATCTTGCAGAAAAAGAAAGTTTAGCTGTTATCCCAGGAGCTGCTTTTGGTGTAGGTGGCCAAGGTTATATACGTCTTAGCTATGCTGCTAGCATGGAGGACCTAGAAGAAGCCTTAAAACGGTTGAAACGTTATATGGAAAATAATAAAAATACCAGCCAATAA